AactcccttcccttccccaccGCCACAACGCATCCATTCATTCCCCCAATCATCACCCAAACAGTTATCGTCCCTCCTTTATCTTTTCGTACGACTCACGTCTTcactttctcttttcgttcccTCACCCCATGCCGGATACTCCTGGCCCTACAAAagctctgctgctggtgaACCTGGGCACGACGACTGCACCAACTGCACCGGCAATTCGCAGCTTCCTGCGCGAGTTTCTTTCCGATCGCCGTGTCGTTGATGTGTCGCGGATTATCTGGTATTTGATTCTCTACGGCTTTGTCCTGCCTTTCCGCCCCCTCAGGATCATTCCCCTGTACAAGTCCATCTGGATCAACAAAGGTTCTGGCATTGCCATCAATGGTAAAACGGAGGGGTCACCTCTAGCCCTGTACACGGAAAGCCTTGTCTCCAAGGTGCAGGCACTGTTGAAGACCACCACAGGCGGGGAAGTTGTGCTGCGTTACTCGATGCGCTATGGAGCGAATAACATCGCATCAACGCTCAAGGCGCTACACGACGAGTTCCCAACGGTCCGCGAGTTGGTTGTTCTTCCGTTGTTCCCGCAGTACACCTCCACAACGTCCGCGAGCATTTACGACGAGGTGTTCAAGTTCTACATGGATACTAAGCGCCGCTGCATTCCAGGGCTGCGAACCGTTCGTGACTACGCCGAGAACCCGGTCTACATCGAGGCTCTGGGAGAGAGTCTCATGTGCAGCATCAAGGCATACGTCACTGAGAACGCCGGCGTCGTCAAGGATTGGAGGTTAGCCCTGACCGACTTGCTCCCAGAGATTGGTATTATTATCACGTACCACAGCATCCCTGTTCGCTACGTCGAGGAACATGATGACTACCCGCAGCGCTGTAAGGCCACCACAGCGGCCATCATGGCCTACATAGAGGCCGAGTCTGGCATGTCCTTCAGCGCCTGCCTAGTGCACGTCTATCAGTCTCAGTTTGGCAGTCAACCGTGGCTTGGTCCGACTCTCAccgacgcagctgctgcctttCCCCTTCCAGCCCACGACTCAAGGAAACTGGCTTTCAGTGATGCCCACCACAATAAAGCCCTCTTATCTAAGCAGGCCAAGGTCTGTTTTGCCATGGCGCCGGGCTTTGCTGTGGACTGTGTGGAGACCCTGAGCGAGGTCAAACTGGAGGCTGCTGAGGTCTTTAAAAAGAACGGTGGCCGCAGGTTTATTTACGTTCCCTGCCTCAACGACAGTGACGCCCACGTTAAAGTGCTCATCTCAGTCTTTGGCACCTGAGTTGAtactgcagcaccgctaTTGTGGGCTCCTTACTGGcttgtttcttttctctcgctaTCAATCAACTACACATTTTGCATCAACCAACCCACACGCCTCAACTGCCATTCGTGCTGACTCGACCCGCTGAGGAGCCTGACGAGGTAATGTGCATCACCATCGCAGTGACCACGTTTCTTGCTTCTTTTCAGTGTAATGTGCTTGCGTGCGTCGGTGCGCATGTCACTGCGCAGTgccgcaccaccagcagTGGCACTCGGTGCGGTGCAGGTTGCTCTTTTCCACTTCTCACGCAAAGGTCCAGCAAAGTACAAAACGGAGCAGGTTCTCGGCAGCTCgccagagagaagaggaaaacaaatAACCGATGCCCCTCATggttctctctccttcgctttATGCTGCTCGTTGAGCATGAGGTCTGTGCTCGAGATGACTCTTTTTggggcaccgctgcagcagactCTCGCAATGCACGTGCTTGTGCGTTTCTGCTTTCATCCACATTCATTCATTTCCATTTTTTCCCGTTCCCCgcacctctcgctctcttccgtGAGTCGTTCCCCCCTTGCGGCAAGCACAAGTCGTATCTGTCTGCTGTCGTGAATCAATCGGAAGGGCACACCTGCGGCCGCCATTGCTGTCAGCACCTTTCTTCCACCGGTTATGGCCATTCTCAAAATGGAGTTTTTTCACGTTGTCGACCCCGTGACACTGGCACCGGTGTCGtacgcgcgcgtggcgctggAGCTGGCACTGGCCGTCGTCTGTACAGTGCTACTCGGTGCGTGCTTGCAAGTTTTGCCCGagaggctgctgcgctacTCCCAGACTGCCCGTGCTAAGGTGCCGCGTGAGGCCGTAGCAGTGGgggccgcagctgcggccaCCAAGCCTGCCATGCTAAAGAAGctttccaccaccgcctcggccactccctctccctcttccacggCACCTCCGGCGCCGCCGAAGACAGCTCCCTCAGCGCCTCCGGCTGCTCTGGCAGAGCGCACCCTGGACGACGTCCTGGAGTCGTTCTTCGAAGGGGAGAGTCTTCTCACCGAGGCCCTAATCGACGCCACGGCGCACTCTTCGACACCAACGGAGGAGACGCCGCCAGCTAACACGACAGCTGGGAAGCCCACTCAACCGTCCCCCCCCAAAACGAGCGACTTCTCCAGCGACCTGGCCGCCAAAATGACCAGAGGACTGCAAAGCCAGGCGCGccttgccaccgctgctcctcctcccaaGAGGGCATCaaagctgcaggagacagGCGACACGGCCGATAAGCGGCTAGAGGACGCTCTGGACGCAtacatggaggaggagcaactGCTGGATGAGGCAGTGCTGGACAGCGCGCTTGAAGCGGCACATACAACGTAATTCTGCAGTGCATGAGTGAATTCGTACACAGCCACCGATAACACAAGGAGAGAAGCCCTGCCGCCCACTGGACATTTACCCCCCTCTGAAGTGCAATGAGGAGGTCGACGACTCTGTGGGACATGTGTATGCGCCACCTTGGCGTGAATTCACGAACGCATCCACATATGCCCACATCCACGTGTACAAGCACttcgcagcgctgctgtgccgcgcgTCGGCGGAGCGCGTCTCACAATGTGAACCCATCGTCTCGTGCGTGCCACACCGGGGCCGCCAACTACCCCTGCTtccttttttcgtttgttccACTGAGCCACGAGGTGAAGCTGAAGCGGCGTTTGGCAAGGTGCATGCGCTGACCACGGGTGTCGGTTCAGCACACACGTACCGATTGGGTGCCGGGCAGGTCCCACTAGCACAGGTGGTGCGCCACTACCAGTAGGTGCCGGCTCACCACCGTGGCTCTGTCCGTTCAGCTGCGAACACGGCCGTGTGGAGTTGCTTTGATGACTGGGGTAGACAACGCTCAAAGCCCCGCTGAGGACATGGCTTGTGCTAGTGTGTGAGCTCCGACGCCGAGCGTGACAGGATGAATGACTACCCTACAATACGTCTCGTGGCGCATTTCAGGCTTCACGGCCTGCCCACCTCCTTTGGCGAGAAAGAGCTTGCCCGTGTTTTACGGAGCCTTTGCTTCACCA
This genomic interval from Leishmania braziliensis MHOM/BR/75/M2904 complete genome, chromosome 17 contains the following:
- a CDS encoding ferrochelatase-like protein encodes the protein MPDTPGPTKALLLVNLGTTTAPTAPAIRSFLREFLSDRRVVDVSRIIWYLILYGFVLPFRPLRIIPLYKSIWINKGSGIAINGKTEGSPLALYTESLVSKVQALLKTTTGGEVVLRYSMRYGANNIASTLKALHDEFPTVRELVVLPLFPQYTSTTSASIYDEVFKFYMDTKRRCIPGLRTVRDYAENPVYIEALGESLMCSIKAYVTENAGVVKDWRLALTDLLPEIGIIITYHSIPVRYVEEHDDYPQRCKATTAAIMAYIEAESGMSFSACLVHVYQSQFGSQPWLGPTLTDAAAAFPLPAHDSRKLAFSDAHHNKALLSKQAKVCFAMAPGFAVDCVETLSEVKLEAAEVFKKNGGRRFIYVPCLNDSDAHVKVLISVFGT